AGGGATCGGTCTCGACGATGAAGCGATCCATGTCGAGGTCGCCCACGTAGCCGTGCCGGTGAGCGAGCTTCATCTGCTGATCGAGGGGATCGAAGTAGCCCCCCACGTCGAGGAGGCCCACCGGGTGGGGCTGGAGATTCAGCTGCCGGGCGGTGAGCATCTCGAAGACCTCGTCGAGGGTGCCCACCCCGCCGGGCAGCGCCACGAAGGCCACCGAGAGCTCCGTCATCAGCGCCTTGCGCTCGGCCATGCTCTCGACGACGTGCATCGGGGAGACCCGCGGGTGCTGCAGCTCCTTCGCCACCATGAAGCCCGGGATCACCCCGTGGAGCTCTCCTCCGCGCTCGAGCATGGCGTCGGCGAAGATGCCCATCATGCCGACGTCACCGCCCCCGTAGACCGCGCCCAGCCCCTTCTCGCAGAGCACGGCGGCGAGCTGCCGCGCGGCCTCGGCGTGGGAGGGATCGTCGGAGACCCGGGAGCCGGCGAAGATGCAGATGCGGTTCAAGGTTGTCTCCCAGAGGTGAGGTGAGGCCGCAGTATGACCCGGTGCACCTCCGGCGCGAACCGGGGAAGAAGTCTCAGCGTCCCAGCAGGCCCTGGAGCGCCTTGCCGGCCTCCCGCCGCAGGGAGTCCGCCGCGCGGCCGAGGGCCTTCTTCTGCACCTCGGCCGAGGCGCGCCGCGTGAGGGTGCCCAGGATCTGGCGGGCGATGCCCTCCGGGGTGGCGCCTCGCTTCCCGCCCAGATCGGTCATCACGATCCGGGGCAGCTTCAGCTCCTCCTGTCGCTTCAGGGGGAGGAGGTTGGCCTCGATCCGCCCGCCCTCGAAGAGGAGCTTGCGGATGATCAGGCGGGGTCCCGGGCCGCCGCCCTCGCCGGAGGCCTTGGCGCCGCCGCCGCCACCGCCGCCGAGGCCCTGCTCGATCTCCTCGAGGTTCGAGCGGCCGTCCTCGCGCAGCTCGAAGAAGACCTCGGGGTCGCGCACGACGATGCGGTCGATGACGATCACGTCCTCGGTGAGGGAGTCGGTCGCCACCTCCACGGTGAGCTCGTCGAGGGAGAAGGCCAGGGGGGCCTCGAAGCCCTCGGGGTTGGCGACGGTCAACCCGCGGATGGTGCTCGCGCCCTCCTTCAGGTCGATCCGCACGCCCCCGACCTTCACCCGGGTTCGGGCGGCGGCGGAGCCGTGGGTCTCGATCGCCGACTCGACGAGGGCGTCGAGGTTCGTGACCAGGTAGTAGACCCCGGCCCCGGCCAGGGCGGCGAGGAGGAGCAGGCCAGCCGCGAGGATCTTCTTCATCAGGCCATTCTATGCGCCCAGGATGGGCAGCATCTTCTTGAAGGCCTTCGGGATCATCGGCCCGGTCTTGCGAGGCTTCGGCGTGGGCCGGGACTTGGCTGCGAAGCGCGCCCGCACCTCGAAGGCGAAGTTGTCGAGGACCTCGGGGTCGATGGGATCACCGTTCACCGGCAGCGTGAGCGAGAGCAGGCCGTCGCGCTCGGCGACGTGGTAGAGCTGCGCCTCGGCGAGCTTGGCCGGCATGCACTCGTGGGGGCCGATGTTCACCGCGCCGTCGATCAGGCCCTCGTGCCACTCGTGGAGGGGGCCGCCCACGGTGAGGATGGCCTCGCCGAGGAGCTTGGGCCGGATGTACTCCTTGCCGGCCTCGATGGTCTCGGCCACGCTGATCCGCGGCGGCCAGCCCAGCTGCTGCCCCATCATCGTGTAGGTGCGGGCGGCCACCCGCCGCTGCACGAAGGTGGAGAGGTGCTGATCGAAGCCGATGTGCCGGTCGAAGGCCTGGTTGATGTGGTCGGTGTACTCCAGCCACTCGCTGAAGGGCGCGAAGCGGACCTTGAGGCCGCGGGCCTCCAGCTCGTCGATGAGGAAGCCCGAGGCGAAGGGATCGCAGCGCACGTAGATCTCCCCGACCATCAGCACCGTGGGCACCTCGCCGCCGCCCTTCACCGCCGCGAAGGCCGCCGAGGCCTCCTTGAGCAGGGCCGAGACGCCGAAGAGGCTGCCGTTGGCCACCTGGAGCAGGGCCGGGCCGATGCGCAGATCGGACTTGCGGCCGACGTCCTCCAGCAGCTCCCAGAGGCGTCGGGAGAAGCGGTCGTAGACCTCCTGCGCGGCGCCCTCGCGGATCTCGACCGGTCGCACGTCGTAGAGGGCCGCCAGGAGCAGGTCGCTGGCCGCGAAGCCGGTGAAGACCAGGGCGGCGAAGCCGGCCGGGACGCCCTCGAAGTAGTTGTCGTCCCCCGGCGACCAGATCCGCATCCGGTCGTCCAGCTTCAGGCGCTCCAGCACGATCTCGTGGAGGATGTTGTAGACGCCGAAGCGGCAGGGGCCGTTCGCGGTGGGCATGAAGAAGGCGAACTTCTCCTCGCCGGTCTCGTCGGCCTCGAGGCGCTCGAGGAGCGAGCCGAGGGTGATGGTCATCGGCACGCACTCCTTGCCGGAGGTGTGCCGGCGGCCGATCCGCACGGTGTCGCGGGTGGGCATCGGCAGGGCCTCGGTGGGCACCCCCACGCCCCGCAGGGTGGCGGCCAGGGCCTCGGCGCCGGCGCCCATCCGGGGCACCAGGAGGGTCTCGCCCCGCTGCTGCAGCTCCGGGAGGCCGGTGCGCGCCCGGTTCAGGGTGCGGGGCGCGCGCTCGGCCGCCAGCCCCTTGGCCCGGGCCTCGCGGTCCTCGCGCACGCAGTGGAGGAAGGCCTCGACCCGGGTCTTGGTGCCGGCGTCGCCGGAGTGCCCGTCGGTCTCGATGACCGCGAAGGGCTTGCCCTCCATCAGGTAGGCGTAGAAGTGGAGGTTGAAGCTGTCGGGCCCACAGGAGTAGTTGCTGGCCCAGAGGCTGTAGACCCCCGGGGCGCGCTGGATCTGCCAGGCCGCCCGCAGGTTGCGCTGGCCGTAGGCCCAGTACATCCGGTCGAAGACCGGGACGTCCCTCTCCACCGGGTAGCAGTCCACCGGGATGGCGATGGCACCCTGCTCCCTCAGGATCGCGGGCACGTTCGAGTTCAGCACCTTGTTGTAGATGGTGTAGGGGCGGCCGAGGACGACCACGGGGATCAGGCCCTGCTCCTCACAGAAGTCCAGGGCGCGCTGGCCCAGGCCCTCGAGCGCGGCGTCGAAGCCGGCCTGGGTGGAGACCGCCTCCTCGAAGGCGGCGCGCACCCGCTCGCCCTGCACGCCCAGCTCCCGGGCGAGGTTCTGCGCGGACTGCCAGAGCTCCACCGAGTGGAGGTTCCCCTCGCCCACCTCGATGATCGGGGAGACGAGGCGGCCCGAGTAGTGCGCGTCCAGATCCTGCGCGAGCAGATCGGCGCTGCCCTGGATGATCGGGCAGACGGTGGCGTGCTCCTCCTTCGCGACGCGCGGGAGGTTGCGGATCATCGGCAGGAGGAGGGTCTCGGGCTCGCCCTCGGCCATCTGGCTGGTCAGCCCGTGGTAGAGCTGCATCGGCGCGCAGTAGGGGACGTTGGCGCCCTCGATGCCGCGCTTGAGCACCGCCTGGTCGGCGCCGGTGTGGATCTCCAGGTCGTGGCCGAGGCCGTGGACGAAGGTGGCCACGAAGGGGAAGAGCCCCTTGAGGCTGAACTCGTCGGTGATGGCGACCACGGGACGGCCGCGCTTCTGGCCGAGGCGATCGCGCAGCTCACCGAGCAGCGCCTCGCGCTCCCGGAAGGGGTCCGGGGAGAGGTCGGGGAGCTTCACCTTGCCGGTGCCCTTGTCCCAGAGCGAGCAGGCGCCGCCCCAGGTGAAGGTCTGGGCCTGGCTCTCCACCTCGGTCTTGATCCGGTCGATCTTGCAGAGGTTGCCCGAGCCGCCGCAGCCCTGGGTGGACTTGCAGGGGAAGGTGTCCTTCTTGATCACCTCCGCCCCGAGGAAGCGCGAGGGCTCCACCGGCTCGGCGCCGTTCGACAGCACCGACTCGGGCAGGGCCTTGCGGGTGAGCAGGGCGATCCCCAGGGCACCCACGGTGCCCGGGTTGGGCGGGATGACCACCTCGGAGCCGGTCTGCCGCACGACGGCCGAGGCCAGGGCGTCGGCCGAGAAGGGCATGCCCTGGCAGAAGATCACCTGGCCCACCGAGCGGCTGCCCTTCACCCGGTTGAGGTAGTTCTGGATGATCGAGTCGTAGATGCCCGCGGTGATCGAGCGCTGCTCCACCCCCGAGGCCACCGCCTCGTCGATGATCTCGGCCATGAAGACCGAGCAGTGCTGGCCGAGGGAGACCCCCTCGTCGGCCTTCAGGGCCTCCTGGCCCAGCTGCACGACGTTCTCGATGCCCGAGAACTTCCGCCCCTGCTCCTCGATGAAGGAGCCGGTGCCCGCCGAGCAGGCCTCGTTCATGGCGGCGTCGACCACCCGGCCGCCGGCCAGGCGGATGTACTTCGCGTCCTGGCCGCCGATCTCGAAGATGGTGTCGACCCGGTCGTCGAAGAAGAGCGCGCCCTCCGCGTGGGCCGCGATCTCGTTGAGGACGTAGACCCGCTCGCTGCCGTAGCAGGTGGACATCAGAGAGCCGACGATCTCCCGGCCGCTGCCGGTCGCGCCCAGGGCGAGCACGGGGTGGGCCGCCGCCTCGGAGGCGGTGAAGCTCTCCATCAGGGCCTGCGCCGCGCCGACCGGGGCGCCCAGGGTGTTGCGGTAGCCCTCCCAGATCACCTCGCGGCTCTCGAGGTCGATGGCCACGGCCTTCGAGCCGGTGGAGCCGATGTCGAAGCCGAGGATCAGCCGCCGCGCCTTGCCGTTGACCTCCGGCAGCGCCTGCTTCGGCATCCGCTTCACCTTGGGCAGGAAGGAGGCCAGGCCCGGGACCCGCTCGAGGTCGTGGTGCTCGGCGGGCAGGAAGAGGGCGTCGATGGTCTCGGGGCAGGCCGCCGCCTGCTCGGCCGCCACCACGGCGGTGCCGAGGGCCTCGAGGTAGAAGAGGCCGATCTCGTCCGGCTCGACGAAGACCATCTGGTTCTTCGCGGCGAAGGTGCGGAAGCTCTCCTGGATCCGCGTGGCCTGGCAGACCCCGCCCGAGAGCATCAGCCGGGGCGGAGAGAGGTGGGGCTTGATCAGCACCCGGACGTTCTCGCAGACCGCGTCGTAGAGCCCCGCGAGGATCTGCTCCTTCGACTCGCCCTTGTTGGCGAGGTGGGTCATGTCGGTCTTGAGGATCACCGGGCAGCGCCCGGAGAGGGGGGCCGGATCGGCGATGGTGGCGCAGAGCTCGCTCGCCTCCTCGATGGAGAGGTCGAAGCGCTCGACCAGCTGCCGCAGGAAGTTGCCGGTACCCTGGGAGCAGCGCGAGTTCTCCCGGAAGACCTCCATGTCGTGGGCTCGCAGCTCGAGGACCGAGAAGCCGTGGCTGCCGATGGAGACCACCGTGGCCGGGTGCTCGTCCTGGTGAAACCGGAAGCCCGCCGCCAGGCTCTGCTTCGGCGGCACCCGCACCAGATCGATCTGCCGGCCCATCCGGCCGGTCACCGCCGCCGAGGAGATGCCCTCCCAGCCCCAGTCGGTCAGGAGGCCCCGGAGGGCTCCTTCCGGCTCCTTGTGGTGCTCGCACCGGGCGGTCCGGACGATCTCCCAGCTCCCCTGGGCGTCCCGGGCGATCTCCACGATGCGGACGGACTCGGCTCCGAGGTCGATGCCAACGCTACGATTCATGACTGCCTCCGGTCAGAAGTCTCCTGGCCGGGAGGCGCCGCTCCCCGGGGTCCCCGGCCGACGGCTGGCTTCTAAGCAGGTCCGGAGAGGGATCGCACGGAAAAAGTGACCGGGGTCAGTCAGTGAGAATCACTTGCAAAACTGAACATTTAGCTCAGATGACACCAATGTCAGTGCGGTGACGTCCATGTCACCCGCAATTCTACTGACGTTCGTGTCAGTGGCGCTGACATGAACGTCAGTGAATTTCGGTCAACTTCGGGCCGGCGGCCGGCGGCTACTTTCCGTCGGCGGAGAGGAGCTTCTCGACCAGCGCGACGTAGCGGGATCGGGCGTCGTCCTGGCTGGTGCCGGTCAGCTTCTTCCAGGCGTCGTACTTCGCCCGGCCGACCGGGTCGAGCATGCCCGGGCGCTTGCCGGCGCAGTCCCCCTGCGAGCCCTGCTTGAAGAGGGAGTAGAGGTCGAGCAGCTGATCGTTGGAGGGCTTCTTCGAGAGGGTCTTCACCTTCTCCTGAGCTTCGGCGAAATCCATGTCCTTCTCCCCATCGCGTGGAGTGCAAGAAGACTGCGAGTGTCATGGGAATAGCCGCGGCGCCGCCCTTCGAGCAAGACGCGCCGCGGCGCGTTCTCAAGCGAGGGCAAGAGTGCTCAACTGCGCCACGGAAAGGGGAGCGGCGCGATGAAGGTGGCGGTCACGGGGGCGAACGGGCACATCGGAGCACAGGTCACGCGAGCGCTGGTCGAGGCCGGCCACGAGGTGGCGGTGCTGCTGCGGGAGGGCAGCGATCGGCGCGGGCTCGCCGGGCTGGAGGTGCAGGAGCACCTCGGCGACATCCTCGATCCCGGGAGCCTCGAGGCGGCCTTCGCCGGCGCCGAGGTGGTCTTCCACCTGGCGGCGGCCCACCTCAACCACACGAAGGACCCGGCCGACATCGAGCGGCCGGCGGTGGAGGGCACCCGCAACGTGGTGGCGGCCGCCCGGGCGGCCGGCGTGCGGCGCCTGGTCCACACCAGCACCGGCGCCACCGTGGGCTTCGCCAAGGATCCGGAGCGGCCGCTGGACGAGCGCCACCGGATGGAGAGCGCGAAGAGTAGCTACATCCGCGGCAAGATCGTCTCCGAGCGGGAGGCCCTGGCCGCCAGCGGTGACGAGCTCGAGGTCGTGGTCCTCAACCCCAGCGGCGTCTTCGGTCCTTTCGATCACCGGCTCACCCCGGCGACCCGCTCGATCATCGATCTGCTCCAGGGCGGGCTGACCTTCTTCTCGGTCTGCTTCACCGACGTCCGCGACGTCGCCCGGGCCCACCTCCTGGCCGCCGAGCGGGGGAGGGCGGGGGAGCGCTACCTGATCACCGGGGAGCAGCTCGCCCCGCCGGCCATCGCCGCCCTCTACGAGGAGCTCGGCGGGACCCGCCCCCCCACGCTGCGGCCGCCGGCCTTCCTGGCCAAGTTCGTCCTGCGCCGGCTCGAGAAGAAGGCGGAGCGGGAGGGCATCGACGCGCCGGCCTCGGCCGACTCGGTCGACGACCTCGACGGCGGCCACCTCGCCTACGACGCCCGCAAGAGCCGGGAGGAGCTGGGGATGACCTACCGCCCGGCCCGCGAGGTGCTCACCGACACCTTCCGCTGGCTCCTCTTCGTCGACGCCCTCAAGCCGAAGGTCGCGGCGAAGGTGCGGGCGGCCCTCGGCGAGGCGGCGTCGCCGGACCCGGGCTGGAGGCACTAGAGTACCGGCATGGATCTGCTTCTGCTCGTCCTCGGGCTCGTCCTCCTCCTCGGCGGCGGTGAGGCGCTGGTGCGCGGCGCGAGCGGGCTCGCGCTGCTGGGCCGGCTCTCCCCGGCGGTGGTGGGGCTGACCGTGGTGGCCGCCGGCACCTCGATGCCTGAGCTGGTGGTCTCGGTGCAGGCGGCGCTGGCCGGGCAAGTCGGCATCGCCGCCGGGAACGTGGTCGGCTCGAACATCTTCAACATCGGCATGATCCTCGGCCTTACGGCCCTGATCCGCCCGCTGCGGATCCAGGGGCAGACGGTCCGCCTGGAGTGGCCGGTGATGATGCTCGCCTCGCTCCAGCTCTACCTCCTCTCCCGCGACGGGCTCGTCGATCGGGTCGAGGGTGGCTTCCTGCTGGTGGCGCTCGCGGCCTTCGTCGCCTACCTCGTCTGGATCGGGCGGCGCACCGCGCTCACCGGCGAGCTCGCCGACGAGGAGACCCTGGCCACGGCGAGCTACGGCCAGGAGGGGGCCCGGGCCTGGGGGCTGAACCTCGCCGCCACCGCGCTGGGGATCGCCGTGCTGGCCGGCGGGGCCTCCCTGACGGTGCGGGGGGCGACGGGCATCGCGGCCGCCCTGGGGGTCTCCGACACCATCATCGGGCTCACGGTCGTGGCGGCCGGGACGAGCGCCCCGGAGCTCGTCACCTCCCTGGTGGCGGCCTGGCGGGGCCGGGACGATCTCGCGGTGGCCAACATCGTCGGCTCGAACATCTTCAACCTGCTGGGGATCCTGGGGACCACGGCCCTGGTCCGGGCGCTCCCGGTTCCGCCCGAGATCCTGCAGCGAGATCTCTGGTGGATGCTGGGCGCCTCTCTCCTGCTCCTCCCCCTGATGTGGACCGGTCGCCTGCTCGACCGTCGGGAGGGGGCGCTGCTGCTGGCCGGGATGATCGCCTACCTCGCGCTGCTCGTGGTGGCGGCGACCTCCGGCGCCTAGAGAGACGCGGCGCGTGCCCGGACCGCGATCTGCGCTATCCTGTCGCTCCATGCGTCTGCCGAGAAGAGGAGGGTGGGGAGCCCTCGTTCCGATCGTGGCCCTCTGCCTCGCCTGTGGCGAGAAGGGATGGCCCGCGCGCCCCGCGGACTACGAGTTCGTCTCGCCGACCTACATCGACGAGATCCTCGCGCCCCGGAGGGACGGTCTCCACTACGAGTGCTGCCGGGACTTCGGGGAGAGCTCCCGGGACTTCATCGAGGACGGTGAGGTGGGCGTCGACAACGCGGTGACGGCCCTCTTCGATGGGCTTGCGATCTTCATCGGCCTGAACTTCCAGGACCAGATCGACGCCAACATCGAGAGCGGCAACCTCGCGCTGGTCCTCGACCACGCCTTCTACGAGAAGCAGGAGGAGCCCTTCACCCTGGTGGCCCACCAGGTGGACTTCGCCGAGGGCACCACCTGGCAGAGCGCCCACCAGGGTGGCGGTCACTTCCGGGTGCGGGAGGAGAGCTTCATGCCGGGGAGCGGGGTCCCCTGGGGCCGGTTCTCCGAGGCGGTGATCGACGCGGGCGGCACCCTGCGCGGCAGCGGCGGCAGCCTGGTCTGGGGCCTCTCGGTCCTCGGGGTGCCCTTCCGCGCCCGGATCCGGGACGTCCGGGTCGAGGCGAAGCGCCAGGAGGACGGCGAGGGCTGGGTCCGCTACACCGAGGGAACCCTCTCCGGCTTCCTGACCCTCGACGACTTCTACGAGGGGCTCAACAACGAGATCGCCCGGGGCTGCGACTGCCTGGGGCTCACCGAGCCGGTCTACTACAAGAACGTGGACGGCATCTGGGACACCCGCTGCGTGAGCGAGGCGCACACCCGCTGCACGCGACCCGAGGAGAAGCGCTGCGGGGACCTCACGACGACCGGCGCCAACGGCCCCTGGCTCTGCGAGATCATCCTCGACGTCATCCAGGACGCGGCCGACCTCGACCTCGACGGCGATCCGAGCCGCTACGAGGCGGCGAGCCTCGGGCTCTTCTGGTCGTCCGTGCCCGCGGTGATGGACTGAGTCAGCCCGCGAAGCGCCGCAGGCGCAGGCTGTTGCCCACGACGAAGAGGCTCGAGAGGCTCATGGCCGCCGCGGCCAGCATGGGGTTCAGCAGCACGCCCACCAGGGGATAGAGGGCGCCCGCGGCCACCGGGATGAGCAGCACGTTGTAGGCGTAGGCCCAGAGGAAGTTCCCCCGGATGGTGCGCAGGGTGGTGCGGGCGAGGCCGACGGCGCGCACCAGGGCGTGCAGGTCGCCGGTCATCAGCACGACCTCGGCGCTCTCCATCGCGATGTCGGTGCCGGTGCCGATGGCGATCCCCACGTCGGCGCGGGCCAGGGCCGGGGCGTCGTTGATGCCATCGCCTACGAAGGCCACGCTCGCGCCTCCCTCCTGGAGGGCCTTCACCACCTCGGCCTTGTCGGCGGGCAGCAGCTCGGCGCGCACCTCGTCGATGCCCGCGGCCCGGGCGACGGCCTCGGCGGTCGCCCGCCCGTCGCCGGTGAGCATCACCAGGGTCAGCCCGTCGGCGCGCAGCCGGGCGAGGGCCTCCGGGGCCTCCTCCTTCAGGGGATCGGCCACCGCGAGGAGCCCCACGAGGCGGTCTCCCTCGGCCACCAGCACGGTGCTGCGGGCCTGCTCGGCCAGCCCGGTGAGCTGCGCCGCGGCGGCCTCGTCCAACGCGATCCCCTCGCTCTCCATCAGGCGACGAGAGCCGACCCGGAGGGTCTGGCCCTCGACGCGCCCGGTGAGCCCGAAGCCGGGCAGGGCCTCGACGCCCTCGGCCTCCGGGAGCTCGAGCCCCCGGGCCTCGGCAGCCGCGACGATCGCCCGGCCCAGGGGGTGCTCGCTGCTGGCCTCCAGGGCGGCGACCCGGCGCAGGAGGGTGTCCTCGTCCAGGTCGGCCAGGGGGAGCAGGTCGGTCAGCTCCGGCCGGCCGCGGGTGAGGGTCCCGGTCTTGTCCAGCAGCAGGTGGTCGATCCGGGCCAGGCTCTCCAGGGCGAGGCCCTTGCGGAAGAGCACCCCCAGCTCGGCGCCCCGGCCGGTGCCCACCATGATGGCGGTGGGGGTGGCCAGCCCCATGGCGCAGGGGCAGGCGATCACCAGGACGCTCACCGCCGCGACGAAGGCGTGGGAGAGCGCACCCGGGGGCCCGAAGATCATCCAGCCGGCGAAGGTGAGCAGGGCTGCGACCATCACCGCGGGGGCGAAGACGCTGGCGATCTTGTCGGCCAGCTCCTGGATCGGCGGCTTGCCACCCTGGGCCTCCTGCACCATCCGCACGATCTGGGCGAGCACCGTGTCGGCGCCGACCCGGGTGGCCCGGACCACCAGCACGGCGTTCTGGTTCACCGTACCGCCGATGACCTCGGTCCCCACGCCCCGGGAGACCGGCACGGGCTCTCCGGTGATCATCGACTCGTCGACCCAGCCCTCGCCTCGCTCGACCACGCCGTCCACCGGGATGCGCTCGCCCGGGCGGACCTCGAGCTCCTCTCCGACCTTCACCGAGTCGACCGGCACCTCACGCCACTCACCCTCCCTCCGCACCCGGGCGGTGGGGGCCTGCAGCTCCATCAGCTTGCGAATCGCCGCCGAGGTGCGCCCCTTCGCGCGGGCCTCCAGGGACTTGCCCAGGAGGATCAGGGTGAGGATGACCGCGGCCGCCTCGAAGTAGAGGTGAGCCGTGCCCTCGGGGAAGAGCCCCGGCGCGATCACCACCAGCAGCGAGTACCCGTAGGCCGCCAGGCTGCCCTGGGTGACCAGCGCGTTCATGCCCGGCGAGAGGGCGCGCAGCTCCGAGAACCCGAGGCGCAGGAAGCGGCGGCCCGGCCCGAAGAGCACCGCCGAGGTCAGCAGCAGCTCGACCACCCCCCAGGCCCGGGCGGGCATCAAGGAGGTCTTCAGCCCGGCGAGGCCCGGGACGAGCATCGGCCCCATCGAGACCAGCAGCAGGGGCAGGGTGAAGGCCGCGGCCAGCCAGAAGGCGCGCCCCAGGACCTCGGCCTCGGAGGCCCGCTCCTCCTCCTCGCCCGCGTCGAGCTCGATGGCCTCGTAGCCGGCACCCTCGATGGCCGCCTTCAGCCCGGCGGCGTCCAGCATCGCCGGCAAGTAGCGGATGGTGGCGCGCTCGGTGGCGAGGTTCACCGAGGCGGCGACGACCCCGGCCTGCTTCTTCAGCTGGCGCTCGACCCGGCCCACGCAGTTGGCGCAGGTCATCCCGCCGATGCCGAGCTCGAGGGTGGCCTCGCCCGCCTCGTAGCCGGCGGCGTTCACCGCTTGCAGGGCAGCGGTCATGGCCTCGGGGCCCGCGTCCTCGCCGAGGGTCACGCTCGCCGTCTCGGTGGCGAGGTTCACCGAGGCCTCGCTCACGCCGGGCACCTTCTTCAGGGTGCGCTCGACCCGACCCACGCAGTTGGCGCAGGTCATCCCCCCGACCGTGAAGCGAAGCTCGGTGCTCATCGGTACTTCATCAGCTCCATCAGCTCGTCGACGATCTTGTCCGAGTCTCCCCGGGCCGCGGCGTTGACCACGTGCTCGTGGAGGTGGCTCTCGAGGACCATCCCGCTGACCTTCCCCAGCGCGCCCTGCACGGCCTTGAGCTGCTTGAGGACGTCCACGCAGTAGATGTCCTCGTCCTCGAGCATCCGCAGGACTCCCTCGACGTGACCCCGGACCGAGAGCAGGCGATTGCGCGCCTTCTTCCGGGTCTCGTCGTCGAGGTGGAGGCCACCGTGGCAGCTCACCCCGTCACCTCGGCCTCGAACCCGACCTCGGTGATGGCGGCGACCAGGGCCTCGTCGGCAGCGTCGCCCTCGATCACGGCCCGCATCGTCTGCCGGTCCACCTCCACCACCTTCTCGACTCCGGTGACCTGCTCCAGGGCCTCCCGGACCGAGGCCTCGCAGTGCCCGCAGGTCATTCCCGTCACCTTCAGCGTCTTCATCTCTGCTCTC
This DNA window, taken from Deltaproteobacteria bacterium, encodes the following:
- a CDS encoding cation transporter, coding for MKTLKVTGMTCGHCEASVREALEQVTGVEKVVEVDRQTMRAVIEGDAADEALVAAITEVGFEAEVTG
- a CDS encoding metal-sensitive transcriptional regulator, with the protein product MSCHGGLHLDDETRKKARNRLLSVRGHVEGVLRMLEDEDIYCVDVLKQLKAVQGALGKVSGMVLESHLHEHVVNAAARGDSDKIVDELMELMKYR